A window of the Desulfopila inferna genome harbors these coding sequences:
- a CDS encoding S16 family serine protease — protein sequence MSPPETEDLGQLSVLRQKVLKTDLPEYVANQAESELKKLEKIDTISAEYNIGLNYIQLLTTLPWFTLSTDNLDIERAEAIFAQQHFGLDEIKNRILDFLAAKTLCSLAKPRMLIVDDEIVALTNISYFFEKQGMSVEVANNGREALNIISAQKSFDIILTDLKMDQMDGLELLDHLKTIAPDTSVIMITGYATVPSAVDAIHRGATHYLAKPVDLNELKTMVNNILQQGRRLDLAHGPVLCFTGPPGTGKTSIGRNIATVLGRKFVRISMGGLKDEAELRGHRRTYMGAMPGRIVSEIKRCGTMNPCIMLDEVDKIGQDFRGDPASVLLEVLDPEQNSGFIDHYLEIPFDLSKVIFITTANEPEILPQPLLDRMEIVEFSGYSVSEKKSIAKHHLIPEQLSENGLVDVDPQFAEGVLDTVITNYTQEAGVRGLNRELGKICRKLARVALQQSGKSKSETMTIAKQDIVGMLGPPRFRKDAAEGASTVGVVTAVVWTKYGGEIMFVETRMMPGSSQLILTGLMGEVLQESAQTALSYIRSNTEKLRIESTFFGKIDLHIHLPAGAVSKDGPSAGSAICLALISILTGRLARKTVAITGELSLTGQILPVGGIREKLLAAARAGVTTLLVPEKNKVDVEFLPQEIQRQVKIVPIDQIDEAVEYVLHPASDHLTSF from the coding sequence ATGAGTCCGCCGGAAACTGAGGATCTTGGGCAGCTAAGTGTACTCCGGCAAAAGGTACTCAAAACTGATTTACCGGAATATGTGGCCAACCAGGCTGAGAGTGAGCTAAAAAAACTTGAAAAAATTGACACCATTTCTGCTGAATACAATATCGGGCTGAATTATATCCAGCTATTGACTACCCTGCCATGGTTCACACTTTCCACAGATAATCTCGATATTGAACGGGCAGAAGCAATTTTTGCTCAGCAACATTTTGGTCTGGATGAAATAAAAAATAGAATTCTCGACTTCCTCGCCGCTAAGACACTTTGCAGCCTTGCCAAACCAAGGATGCTGATCGTCGACGATGAGATCGTCGCACTAACCAATATTAGCTACTTTTTCGAAAAACAGGGAATGTCGGTTGAAGTGGCGAATAATGGTCGGGAGGCGCTCAATATCATTTCAGCTCAGAAATCTTTTGATATTATCCTCACCGACTTAAAGATGGACCAAATGGATGGTCTGGAGCTGTTGGATCATCTCAAAACCATAGCTCCGGATACCAGTGTCATCATGATTACGGGTTATGCGACGGTTCCCAGTGCTGTTGATGCGATCCATCGGGGAGCAACCCATTACCTCGCCAAACCGGTGGATCTCAATGAATTGAAAACCATGGTAAACAATATCCTCCAGCAGGGCAGAAGGCTGGACCTTGCTCATGGACCTGTTCTCTGTTTTACCGGTCCGCCTGGTACCGGCAAGACCTCCATCGGTCGGAATATCGCCACGGTGCTAGGTAGAAAATTTGTCAGGATTTCCATGGGAGGGCTGAAAGATGAAGCGGAACTGCGCGGTCATCGTCGAACATATATGGGAGCTATGCCGGGTCGTATCGTTTCCGAAATCAAAAGATGCGGAACCATGAATCCCTGCATCATGCTAGATGAAGTAGATAAGATCGGCCAGGATTTTCGAGGAGACCCGGCTTCGGTACTTCTTGAGGTGTTGGATCCGGAACAGAATTCCGGTTTTATTGATCACTACCTGGAAATCCCATTTGATCTGTCCAAGGTTATTTTTATCACCACCGCAAACGAACCGGAAATACTCCCCCAACCATTATTGGACCGTATGGAGATAGTCGAGTTTTCGGGGTATTCAGTGAGTGAGAAAAAAAGCATAGCGAAGCATCATCTCATTCCAGAGCAACTCAGTGAAAATGGACTAGTGGATGTTGACCCGCAATTTGCGGAAGGTGTTCTCGATACTGTCATTACCAATTATACGCAGGAAGCAGGAGTCCGCGGCCTGAACAGGGAACTAGGCAAGATTTGCCGGAAATTAGCAAGGGTTGCTCTTCAGCAGAGCGGTAAATCCAAATCAGAAACGATGACCATTGCCAAACAGGATATTGTCGGTATGCTGGGACCACCACGATTCAGAAAAGATGCGGCTGAAGGTGCATCTACGGTTGGTGTGGTGACGGCGGTGGTGTGGACAAAGTACGGGGGCGAAATCATGTTTGTCGAAACCAGAATGATGCCCGGCTCATCTCAGTTAATTCTTACCGGGTTGATGGGTGAAGTTCTTCAGGAATCAGCCCAGACTGCGCTGAGTTATATCAGGAGTAATACTGAAAAACTTCGTATAGAGAGTACTTTTTTCGGCAAAATTGATCTTCATATCCATCTCCCTGCGGGTGCTGTCTCGAAAGATGGTCCATCGGCAGGGTCGGCAATCTGTCTTGCCCTCATTTCCATTCTAACCGGCAGGCTGGCGAGAAAAACCGTCGCTATTACCGGAGAACTCTCACTCACCGGACAAATACTTCCTGTCGGCGGTATCAGAGAGAAACTTCTTGCTGCCGCTCGTGCAGGAGTGACGACACTCCTCGTTCCGGAAAAGAACAAGGTAGATGTGGAATTCCTGCCGCAGGAAATCCAGCGACAGGTCAAGATTGTGCCTATCGATCAGATAGATGAAGCCGTTGAGTATGTACTTCATCCTGCCAGTGACCACCTGACATCCTTTTGA
- a CDS encoding universal stress protein, producing MDIKKLFSFGRKKHAQEFQLAKLNKQKPVAVGEMAAGNLTAAANDIARMLEQQNMATKILAVQDGEHSTALVNYVVKMAQKLDCEIVALDVSEEPLLHSGARREREINRFSQRAQQNAETMHLKAETMGVKCNHIIRVGNQEETIKALSQDDKSIRYVLIKPAQEQVSVNKRQARVPVVDLNCSSL from the coding sequence ATGGATATCAAAAAGCTGTTTAGTTTCGGTAGAAAAAAACATGCACAAGAATTTCAGCTCGCCAAGCTCAACAAACAGAAACCTGTGGCCGTGGGTGAAATGGCGGCAGGCAACCTGACTGCTGCCGCCAACGATATCGCGCGTATGCTGGAACAGCAGAATATGGCAACAAAAATTCTTGCTGTCCAGGATGGCGAGCATTCCACTGCACTCGTTAATTATGTAGTAAAAATGGCGCAGAAACTCGATTGTGAAATCGTCGCTCTTGACGTCTCGGAAGAACCCTTACTTCACTCTGGAGCACGCAGGGAGCGAGAAATCAACCGTTTTAGTCAACGCGCACAGCAAAATGCTGAAACGATGCACTTAAAAGCTGAAACGATGGGAGTCAAGTGCAATCATATAATCCGGGTGGGAAACCAGGAGGAAACTATCAAGGCTCTGAGCCAGGACGATAAGAGCATCCGCTATGTGCTGATCAAGCCTGCTCAGGAACAGGTGTCGGTTAACAAGCGGCAGGCGCGTGTGCCGGTGGTTGATCTTAACTGTTCAAGTCTGTGA